In Fusobacterium sp. IOR10, a single genomic region encodes these proteins:
- the rpsG gene encoding 30S ribosomal protein S7 gives MSRRRAAVKRDVLPDSRYNDKVVTKTINALMVDGKKSLSESIFYSAMDLIKEKTGKEGYDVFKQAMENIKPQVEVRSRRIGGATYQVPTEVRLERQQTLALRWLKAFTRARKEYGMVEKLAAELTAAANNEGATMKKKEDTYRMAEANRAFAHYKY, from the coding sequence ATGTCAAGAAGAAGAGCAGCAGTAAAAAGAGATGTATTACCTGATTCTAGATATAACGATAAGGTAGTAACTAAAACTATAAATGCATTAATGGTAGATGGTAAAAAATCTTTATCTGAATCTATATTTTATTCAGCAATGGATTTAATTAAAGAAAAAACTGGTAAAGAGGGGTACGACGTTTTCAAACAAGCAATGGAAAACATTAAACCTCAAGTTGAAGTAAGATCTAGAAGAATTGGTGGAGCAACTTATCAAGTTCCTACTGAAGTTAGATTGGAAAGACAACAAACTTTAGCATTAAGATGGTTAAAAGCTTTTACTAGAGCTAGAAAAGAATATGGTATGGTAGAAAAATTAGCAGCTGAATTAACTGCAGCAGCAAATAATGAAGGCGCAACTATGAAGAAAAAAGAAGATACTTATAGAATGGCTGAAGCTAACAGAGCTTTCGCACACTATAAATATTAA